The following coding sequences are from one Halomicrobium zhouii window:
- a CDS encoding DUF1508 domain-containing protein — translation MGVETTQHTGIGGTLFKLYTKYVSEPESTKHVYGYTLLVVGYLLAMGGIGLYLLGPSEGNSAMAYLVQEIAITPAAIGLVATLLGIVLMLPVRRRGTILAIFGALLCLVAIGWFTVAYPNDWSQGASYSDQIIPIYTTGLALVAGVVVMVPVVTGERSYFSETTAGHEYDHPDIMIGETDRGGLFAVFKRGTEWTWRLIDQSAVASSTEEFLSRIEAEDRVDAVKEQVAAAGLLEIKHAAFRLYESGSDAWQWYLMHEDGSVLAEGGRDFDSRDGAEDSINAMKDHGADADVFVLDRAGYDCFQENGEWGWRLMDEDRTTLARGAETYSAHGSAVDGIEEFRALTADATDLVIESYGVELVPQDDEWAWRLRDSGHQNMAVSAGAYESKGVAEDAVYDLLADIPDASIVEAGEPTYDVFDRNGEWGWRLVDDGAAVATGHGDSRGQSDATGQAEQMRAHAAAADVVEIEDLDFETYERGGSWHWRLVSSDREVRAKSTERYDTEEEAAANVDRVREEAPDADLIEFDNAAFQVYEAEEGAWRWRLIDEDGNVLSDSGQGEYESKDGAMGAMTTLKEHAPDAEHLEIENTAFEIFQDDEGWGWRLVDDIGDTIAEGGDRHETEEGARNSMDSLVTTVQEADKRAMGAGIFQVYADADDEWWWRFVLPDGTTIADAPESFGTRHAAEDAIEGIQAIADTAAVETIGDLAILLQPEDWHWELVDHDREQIAVGALQYEDRDAVTEVVEDLQRNASETTVYEIRQAAFDCYRSDDGWTWRLIDADHEVVATSPSTFDSLADAEDDAATARELGMEAELVDYDDVAFELFQDEDGWTWRFIDEHQRVIAKGAGRHESRSAAEAELDDVRAHIAEASVIEIDSAAFEFHQGDDGWRWRLVDESGSELAESIATFPTRAEAQEELSVVKEYGPESEISIAE, via the coding sequence ATGGGGGTAGAAACGACGCAACACACGGGGATCGGTGGAACGCTCTTCAAACTGTATACGAAGTACGTCAGTGAGCCGGAGTCGACCAAACACGTCTACGGCTACACGTTGCTGGTGGTGGGCTACCTGCTCGCGATGGGCGGCATCGGGCTGTACCTGCTCGGACCCTCCGAGGGGAACAGTGCGATGGCCTACCTCGTCCAGGAGATCGCCATCACGCCGGCCGCCATCGGGCTCGTGGCGACGCTGCTTGGCATCGTCCTGATGCTGCCAGTCAGACGGCGCGGGACGATCCTCGCTATTTTCGGCGCGCTTCTCTGTCTCGTCGCGATCGGCTGGTTCACCGTTGCGTATCCGAACGACTGGTCCCAGGGAGCCAGTTACAGCGACCAGATCATCCCCATCTACACCACTGGCCTGGCGCTCGTCGCGGGCGTCGTCGTGATGGTGCCCGTGGTGACGGGCGAACGCAGTTACTTTTCGGAGACGACGGCTGGCCACGAGTACGACCACCCGGACATCATGATCGGCGAGACCGATCGCGGCGGTCTCTTCGCCGTGTTCAAGCGCGGTACGGAGTGGACCTGGCGCCTCATCGACCAGAGCGCGGTCGCCTCCAGTACCGAGGAGTTCCTCTCGCGCATCGAGGCCGAGGATCGCGTCGACGCGGTCAAGGAACAGGTCGCCGCCGCCGGGCTCCTGGAGATCAAACACGCCGCCTTCAGGCTGTACGAGTCCGGCTCGGACGCCTGGCAGTGGTACCTGATGCACGAGGACGGCTCCGTCCTCGCCGAGGGCGGCCGGGACTTCGACTCGCGCGACGGGGCCGAAGACTCCATCAACGCGATGAAGGACCACGGTGCCGACGCCGACGTCTTCGTCCTCGACCGGGCGGGCTACGACTGCTTCCAGGAGAACGGCGAGTGGGGCTGGCGCCTCATGGACGAGGACCGGACCACGCTCGCCCGCGGCGCCGAGACGTACTCGGCCCACGGGAGCGCCGTCGACGGTATCGAGGAGTTCCGCGCGCTGACGGCCGACGCCACCGACCTGGTCATCGAGTCCTACGGCGTCGAACTCGTCCCGCAGGACGACGAGTGGGCCTGGCGGCTCCGCGACAGCGGCCACCAGAACATGGCGGTGAGCGCCGGGGCCTACGAGTCCAAGGGCGTCGCCGAGGACGCCGTCTACGACCTGCTCGCGGACATTCCAGACGCGAGCATCGTCGAGGCCGGCGAGCCGACCTACGACGTGTTCGACCGGAACGGCGAGTGGGGCTGGCGCCTCGTCGACGACGGCGCCGCCGTCGCGACCGGCCACGGCGACAGCCGCGGACAGTCGGACGCGACCGGGCAGGCCGAACAGATGCGCGCACACGCCGCAGCGGCCGACGTCGTCGAGATCGAGGACCTCGATTTCGAGACGTACGAACGCGGCGGCTCCTGGCACTGGCGCCTCGTCTCTTCCGACCGCGAGGTCCGCGCCAAGAGCACGGAGCGCTACGACACCGAGGAGGAAGCCGCAGCGAACGTCGACCGCGTCCGCGAGGAGGCGCCCGACGCCGACCTCATCGAGTTCGACAACGCCGCCTTCCAGGTGTACGAGGCCGAAGAGGGCGCCTGGCGCTGGCGGCTCATCGACGAGGACGGCAACGTCCTCTCCGACAGCGGCCAGGGCGAGTACGAGTCCAAGGACGGTGCGATGGGCGCGATGACGACCCTGAAGGAACACGCCCCAGACGCCGAGCACCTCGAGATCGAGAACACCGCCTTCGAGATCTTCCAGGACGACGAGGGCTGGGGCTGGCGCCTCGTCGACGACATCGGCGACACCATCGCCGAGGGCGGCGACCGCCACGAGACCGAGGAGGGCGCCCGCAACTCCATGGACAGCCTCGTCACCACCGTCCAGGAGGCCGACAAGCGCGCCATGGGCGCCGGCATCTTCCAGGTGTACGCCGACGCGGACGACGAGTGGTGGTGGCGCTTCGTCCTCCCCGACGGGACGACCATCGCAGACGCCCCCGAGAGCTTCGGGACGCGACACGCCGCCGAGGACGCCATCGAGGGTATCCAGGCGATCGCGGACACCGCGGCCGTCGAGACCATCGGCGACCTCGCCATCCTGCTCCAGCCAGAGGACTGGCACTGGGAACTGGTCGACCACGACCGCGAGCAGATCGCCGTCGGCGCCCTCCAGTACGAGGACCGCGACGCCGTGACCGAAGTCGTCGAGGACCTCCAGCGAAACGCGAGCGAGACCACAGTGTACGAGATTCGCCAGGCCGCCTTCGACTGCTACCGGAGCGACGACGGCTGGACCTGGCGCCTCATCGACGCCGACCACGAGGTCGTCGCGACGTCGCCGTCGACGTTCGACAGCCTCGCAGACGCGGAGGACGACGCCGCCACCGCCCGCGAACTCGGGATGGAGGCGGAACTCGTCGACTACGACGACGTCGCCTTCGAGCTGTTCCAGGACGAAGACGGCTGGACCTGGCGCTTCATCGACGAACACCAGCGCGTCATCGCCAAGGGTGCCGGCCGCCACGAGAGTCGGTCCGCCGCCGAGGCAGAACTCGACGACGTCCGCGCGCACATCGCGGAGGCGAGCGTCATCGAGATCGATTCGGCCGCCTTCGAGTTCCACCAGGGCGACGACGGCTGGCGCTGGCGCCTCGTCGACGAGTCGGGCTCGGAACTCGCCGAGAGCATCGCGACGTTCCCGACCCGCGCCGAGGCCCAGGAGGAACTCTCCGTCGTCAAGGAGTACGGCCCCGAATCCGAGATCTCGATCGCCGAATAA
- a CDS encoding DUF7385 family protein: MTQLDVTDGFDVHEYRHGLKLLTEDRGQMHLANRNEFGCPACGEPFDRLLVSERRQNTFGKPDSPFCVVRTDDELLLLTH, translated from the coding sequence ATGACCCAGCTGGACGTCACAGACGGCTTCGACGTGCACGAGTACCGCCACGGCCTCAAGCTCCTCACGGAAGACCGCGGCCAGATGCACCTCGCGAACCGGAACGAGTTCGGCTGTCCCGCCTGCGGCGAGCCGTTCGACCGTCTCCTCGTCTCTGAGAGACGGCAGAACACATTCGGCAAGCCCGACAGCCCGTTCTGCGTCGTCCGGACCGACGACGAGTTGCTGTTGCTGACGCACTGA
- a CDS encoding class I SAM-dependent methyltransferase, with translation MSVQCVRVDREAGEETRQRLAEVDLVEDGYDIVVEDGWLYIPVTDPASVPADLDVVARDLPVRETQTMPGDLVDFTASYERIGDVIVVDEDDPERAAALADALMDSDLPVRTVLNRASKIKGETRVRDWEILAGDGTEAVHREYGCEFAIDLAKVYFSPRLATERHRVVEQVSEGERAFDMFAGVGPFVIPFATRGAECVGCDVNEAAIEYLRENAERNGVEDRITAIRGDVRDVVAGSSEYVDWADRIVMNLPHSADEFLDTAVELAGDDCVIHYYDIQHEDDLFGPGERAIREAAESEYDVTVETRHPVRSYAPHEQNVVMDVRLTR, from the coding sequence ATGAGCGTGCAGTGCGTCCGGGTCGACAGGGAGGCTGGCGAGGAGACGCGCCAGCGACTGGCCGAGGTCGACCTCGTCGAGGACGGCTACGACATCGTCGTCGAGGACGGGTGGCTCTACATCCCGGTGACCGACCCGGCGTCGGTGCCCGCGGACCTCGACGTCGTCGCCCGTGACCTCCCGGTGCGCGAGACGCAGACGATGCCCGGCGACCTGGTGGATTTCACCGCGAGTTACGAGCGCATCGGCGACGTGATCGTGGTCGACGAGGACGACCCCGAACGAGCCGCCGCGCTCGCCGACGCGCTGATGGATTCGGACCTGCCGGTCCGGACAGTCCTCAACCGTGCCTCGAAGATAAAGGGCGAGACGCGCGTGCGCGACTGGGAGATACTCGCCGGGGACGGTACGGAGGCGGTCCACCGCGAGTACGGCTGCGAGTTCGCCATCGACCTGGCGAAGGTGTACTTCTCGCCTCGCCTCGCCACCGAGCGCCACCGCGTCGTCGAGCAGGTCAGCGAGGGCGAGCGTGCGTTCGACATGTTCGCCGGCGTCGGCCCGTTCGTGATACCGTTCGCAACGCGCGGCGCGGAGTGCGTCGGCTGTGACGTCAACGAGGCGGCCATCGAGTACCTCCGCGAGAACGCAGAGAGAAACGGCGTCGAAGACCGGATCACCGCGATCCGGGGGGACGTCCGCGACGTTGTCGCGGGCTCGTCGGAGTACGTGGACTGGGCAGACCGGATCGTGATGAACCTCCCTCACAGCGCCGACGAGTTCCTCGACACGGCAGTCGAACTCGCGGGGGACGACTGCGTGATTCACTACTACGACATCCAGCACGAGGACGACCTGTTCGGTCCCGGTGAACGGGCGATCCGCGAGGCCGCGGAATCGGAGTACGACGTGACGGTCGAAACTCGTCACCCCGTCAGGTCCTACGCGCCCCACGAGCAGAACGTGGTCATGGACGTGCGACTCACTCGCTAA
- the dph5 gene encoding diphthine synthase, with amino-acid sequence MLTFVGLGLYDERSITVEGREALQTADQIFAEFYTSKLVGTDLQRLEYYHDASFEILDRAGVEQDPEPVLEAAESEDVAFVTAGDTMISTTHVDLRLRAHERGIRTRIVHGTTAQTAASSLTGLQNYRFGKETTLPFPDAHGGGDVPDSVVDTIEDNRDRNLHTLVYLDIKVDDPHWDGDEEFMRGDQAASLLADEFGSYLGVVVARAGSANPVVAADRIDHLADEDFGRPLHLLIVPGNLHDMERDALVELGDAPDDVV; translated from the coding sequence ATGCTCACCTTCGTCGGACTCGGCCTCTACGACGAGCGCTCCATCACCGTCGAGGGCCGCGAAGCCCTCCAGACGGCCGACCAGATATTCGCCGAGTTCTACACCAGCAAGCTCGTGGGGACGGACCTGCAGCGACTCGAATACTACCACGACGCCTCCTTCGAGATCCTCGACCGCGCCGGCGTCGAACAGGACCCCGAGCCAGTCCTCGAGGCCGCCGAATCGGAGGACGTCGCGTTCGTCACGGCCGGCGATACGATGATCTCGACGACCCACGTCGACCTCCGCCTGCGCGCCCACGAACGCGGGATCAGGACCCGAATCGTCCACGGGACCACCGCCCAGACGGCCGCCTCCTCGCTCACCGGTCTCCAGAACTACCGCTTCGGCAAGGAAACGACGCTCCCGTTCCCCGACGCCCACGGCGGAGGCGACGTCCCCGACAGCGTCGTCGATACCATCGAAGACAACCGTGACCGAAACCTCCACACGCTCGTCTACCTCGACATCAAGGTCGACGACCCCCACTGGGACGGTGACGAGGAGTTCATGCGGGGCGACCAGGCGGCCTCGCTGCTCGCCGACGAGTTCGGTTCATACCTCGGCGTCGTCGTCGCCCGCGCCGGGAGCGCCAACCCCGTCGTCGCCGCCGACCGCATCGACCACCTCGCCGACGAGGACTTCGGCCGACCGCTCCACCTGCTGATCGTCCCCGGCAACCTCCACGACATGGAACGCGACGCGCTCGTGGAACTCGGTGATGCTCCGGACGACGTGGTCTGA
- the artA gene encoding archaeosortase A, which translates to MALQAAFLAIQPLDVSAPLSWLVVVAFLTAAVVERWDRELARRVAVGGWVLFGLFWLVLVPHFVFEIGSIVEGLGSIAAVPMSLYAGYRLWNGRDSLFVLTRAVGLMGLIYLPFVYVPGIESIPPRKWLVETVAGQTAYLMSLLGFDPTLVDGMAHNGYPITGKKYPDRSTFVFEGNTAPIRYTIITACTGIGSMSIIAGGVLAVSAPLRRKAKALAIALPIIYVLNLFRNVFIAIMFGHQKMQFFVEPIMGLIGTDDPQYVSYFLADRMLAQFGSVFAMILITWLVVKTLPEILVVVEDLLYLLTGSEYNLQDAFGVSGEPVPSPPDETGAD; encoded by the coding sequence ATGGCACTCCAGGCTGCGTTTCTCGCGATTCAGCCGCTCGACGTCTCAGCGCCGCTGTCGTGGCTGGTGGTGGTCGCATTCCTGACGGCGGCCGTCGTCGAACGGTGGGACCGGGAACTGGCCCGGCGCGTCGCCGTTGGAGGCTGGGTCCTCTTCGGGCTGTTCTGGCTCGTGCTCGTGCCCCACTTCGTCTTCGAAATCGGGAGCATCGTCGAGGGCCTGGGCAGCATCGCCGCGGTGCCGATGTCGCTGTACGCGGGCTACCGCCTGTGGAACGGCAGGGACTCGCTGTTCGTACTGACGCGGGCCGTCGGACTGATGGGGCTCATCTACCTCCCCTTCGTCTACGTCCCCGGCATCGAATCGATCCCACCGCGCAAGTGGCTAGTCGAGACCGTCGCCGGGCAGACGGCTTATTTGATGTCGCTGCTGGGGTTCGACCCGACGCTGGTCGACGGGATGGCACACAACGGCTATCCCATCACAGGCAAGAAGTATCCCGACCGGAGCACGTTCGTCTTCGAGGGGAACACGGCGCCGATTCGGTACACCATCATCACGGCGTGTACGGGCATCGGGAGCATGTCGATCATCGCCGGCGGCGTCCTGGCGGTGTCGGCGCCGCTCCGCCGGAAGGCGAAGGCGCTGGCCATCGCCCTGCCGATCATCTACGTGTTGAACCTGTTCCGCAACGTCTTCATCGCGATAATGTTCGGTCACCAGAAGATGCAGTTCTTCGTCGAGCCGATCATGGGGCTAATCGGGACTGACGACCCCCAGTACGTGTCGTACTTTCTCGCCGACCGGATGCTCGCCCAGTTCGGGTCGGTGTTCGCGATGATACTCATCACCTGGCTCGTCGTGAAGACGCTGCCGGAGATACTGGTCGTCGTCGAGGACCTGCTGTACCTTCTCACTGGAAGCGAGTACAACCTGCAGGACGCGTTTGGCGTCTCTGGCGAACCGGTGCCGTCGCCGCCGGACGAGACGGGCGCGGACTAG